The genomic segment TTTTACCAAAATACATAGTTGGTGATAACGGTAAAACTCAAttattttaaaccgcacaacggCTCAAACACTATGTTTCGATATAACAAGGAAAAGTACTCTAGAGTGATAAGAATATAGTGTTAATTAGGCATCGATTACGTATTTTAAGTGAAAGAATTCTATGCAAAATGAAATTACAATaaaaaccttcaaatttttataccatttgaattaaatcATTTGTTGTGTATACCTTTGAGCAGATGGTAATTCACGGATTATTAAATCTTTACTTACGCATGTTAAAATTAAAAGTGACATAAATTagaagagtaggtctcttgtgagacggtctcacgaatctttatttgtgagacgagttaaccctaccgatattcacaataaaaaataatactcttagcataaaaagtaataatttttcatagataatctcacaaaatacgactcctgagaccatctcacacaaattttgccAAATAACAAAAGGTAATCTGTTAGTACACTTGATTAATAGCAGTACACTACAAGTGTAAATAGTATCTTTGTCGCTTATCATATCATATAATTTAAATAGGCATTTATAGATTTCAATTTCTTAGgtaaaaaatgtattttactTCCGCAATAAATGTTATCTGtgaaataatatcaaatatgtaATATTTGGTTTCGTTAATTTACAAAAACcgatgaaataaaatacatttttctttatttcagaAGTAGTTCATTTCGAACGGGTTTTGCCTCCTTGACCGgtcaaaaattttgattttttattgaCCACGACTTCAGTTTTGCAaagtaaaatatatatttttatttcaagtACGTCTACTTTCGAAATGATATATCTATAATTTCATTTAATGTATGAAATATACAACCTAATTTCTACTAGTGGtgtaaacatatattttttattcaaaacagGTGTCAGTCAGGTTCCGGAACGAGGATCCTTATTTGTTCTCATACCAAAGATTTACAGAAAAAAGCAATGGACCCGATTCTGATTCAAATCAAACAAATTTCCATGTTTCGAAGCAAGCGTAGATATAATTTGCAAGAACAAAAAGAATTACAAAATCacataaattttgtttttcactTTGTTTTTTTACAGAAATTTAAGTGCCAGCTTTGTCTTATGTATTATTAATTGAATTTTGAGGGATAAATGCATCCAGGTTCTCACAAATTGTGTAACATTTCCAAAAATTAACTTACGTTATTTCCCCCCACAAAGAAAACATTAAACCGCAGAAACCTATTTATTTAAAACCCAATTTACCTTACTCAAGAATCCAACTTCAAATCCGCCCATGTTTAGGACACAATAATGGGAAAAGCTAATGTCAAGGTAATAATTAAGGAAAATCTAATTGGATTTAGCCATTCACTAAGATGgagatatttattttaaatactacattaaaactatattttaaaataaaaaaaaaattgttaccGAACCATATTTACGAGTTTAAGCTTCCAAAAATATTGGTATATAAGTTGCTATTGAACAAATGcaatgaattttaaaataagtaaaCTCAATCTcttctatatttaatttaagttgATCTTGGattcttatttttaaattttgattgtTTCATTCCCCATTAACTGTATGTGTTTGTTTACCTTAATTAAAAAGTACGAGCCCTATGctttcatatttttcatttatatgtgacaaaaaatatatttattatttttaatttatacatATCCATTTACGTATGCATGCATAATTATTATCGACTGTATGTACATATTATTTTGTTCATTATaggttatattatataataaaacatAGAATAATAATTCTACAATAAattgatataataaaatatagaaTAATAATTCTACAATAAATTGATGTAAGTAGTAACAGAAGACAAGGTTCCTAAAACGAGGGAAACTTCAATTTTTTCCTTGACAATTTAAAGGAAAGTGAGCGATGGGGTTTCCATTATTTATTTTAGAAACTTCCCAAGATTCCGTATcagttttttctttttcctatttcggaaaatgtaaaatattcaAATGTGAAATGGCTTGTTTTGTGGCTTCGtgtgataaattattttaattttatcatatattaaaAAGCCATTGTTTTATTCTAAGTTTGCTGATTCTTTGTCTTTTAGTAAACTTTCCATTCTATATAAGCCTCAAATTCTTCTCACTCATACTGTTATTCAAGAACATATCATTTCACAAAGAAATGGCGATGGGAGATATGGCAAATTTATGGGGATACGAAGAGGTGAACCTCGAAAGCTATGCTTCGTTTCTTGATTTTTTTGGTCACTTTTTTGTCTTGAATTGAGTCCCATTTCAAAGTTATGGTTATTGTGTTTTGTGCTAAGTGACATTTAGTCTGAGATTTCAGTGTCTATGATGGCATTTTAATGCCCAAAGATGTTTAGAATTGGCTTTAAATCCAACATTCCTCTTGAGTCCCATTTTAATTGAGACTCAGTTGAGTTGTGTTTGGAGGAGGAAACCACCCCTGTATCCTTTGTGAGTGTAAGTGCAGATCTTGTGCAAGTAAAGTATTTCTATTTATGTGAAGCTTTGAATGTTTTTTGGGTAATGTCGGAATCTTTTGTTCCcctcttttaaaaaatttgtctGATTCACTGAACAAAACTTGTTCTCCGTCTTTTATGATAGGAATCAACGTTCTTTTCTTCTGTTTAAAAATAGCTTCTCTTATTTATGCAGCATCATGAAGCAGAGCAACTGGGGCACAAGCTTCTTGTAACGTCCCTCGAAATCGAAAAGTTAAAGGCGGAAGCGAAGGAGGAAGTGAGGAAGAACAATGAGTTAATCTACCTACTAAAGTTTGCCTTAAGAGAAAGGGATGAAGCCAAGAATCAACTCCAAAACCTGCTCAACACCACCGAAAAGAACCTACCCTCCTCCATTCCCCATTTCCAAGTCGATAGCCCTGTCCCAAAACCTACAGCAAAGGCCAATTCAAGCGTAACAGAATCCAATAGTCTCTCAGAAACATACAACTACCACTCACACGGGTCCTCCCCTGTGGACTGCCTTTTTGATTCTGTCCCGTCACCTGAATTCACAAACATCAACTTTGTTGTCAGCAACAACCCTTTGGTCCAAGAACCAATGGGTACTATTCCTAACAGCCGCGTCGCGTCCGAGGTTATGCCAAGGTTCGACGAAGGCTCGTTTGTGATAGACAATCTTGTGAGGGGGAGACCTTTGCCTCAACAAGGGAGGTTTCTGCAGGCTGTTCTTGATGCCGGGCCACTTGTTCACACGCTTTTCATGGCTGGGCCGCTGCCTAGGTGGCGAAATCCTCCACAGCTTCAGCCGGCTCAGATTCCTCCAGTGTCAATCAAAGGATGTGACACCGATATTTTCGCTCAGAAACCGCCAGCTAATTCAGGACTTTTGCCTCAAAGATTACTAAATCTTCAGCCTTTCCCACAGATGTCTTGTGGGTCGTCCCAAGTTTTTTCAGCACCTATGTTGAGTTTCTCTAACGTGGCGTCCGGATCATGTCTGAGTAATAGTTCTGCCATGCCTTCTGGGTTAAATGTTAGTGCCTGTGTCCCTTTTGGTAAGAGACAGAGGCTATGCTAAATTGATAGTCAAGTTGTTCCAGCAATTTTTGTACATTTCAGTGGGGATTGGTGTAAATGCTGTAGTTTGATTTTGGTCTCAAGTGGATTAGGGTTTGAATTCTGTTAAATGTAGTTGATTTGAATGTTTGACAAGTTAAGGTTAACTTTTCTTCATCGTATCCTCCTTTTCAATTCAGTTTAGCTATCGTATACTAGAAAATCtgtattgataaatactatGGTAAATAGACTACATGTACCAGTAGAATAAACAAAGAATCTCCATGACTGGTGGACGGCCTAGATTAAACATCATTCGGGATTTTGGTATTTGAGAAAAATTGAGCCATTGGATATCTATGCTTGGGACCCATTTTTTTCTCATAAAACATACTGGGCCAGCCCTGAATTGGGTTAGTCTTTTTAAATTCCCTCTCGTATCATTGGGCTGAATTCCAACCAATTTCTCATAACTATATTCCATGAACTTTTTATTGTTCAAAAAAAGATTATGTATTACACACAAGTATATATAATTCGTAATCCAAAGATGGAAGGATCGGGAAATAGTTGGATTTTATAAACTTGTTCAAACATTATTCTCAAAAAGcagtaaaatcaatttaaagTTTAGCTCTCTAATAAATGGCAAATGATTTGGACCATGCGCCGACATCCACGAGAGAAAGAGCTTTTTTATCAATCATTCTTATACTTACATAAAGTTTAACACAATATCAGCTTTTCTATATCACCTTAATTTTCATATATGGGACAACTACATCATTCCCCAATTCCATTCACACACATGAAAAATCCATTCACACACAAATCaatattttatgtatatatatataatatattatataatccAACATGTAATCCTCgtataaaacaaaaaacaaaaaacaaaatatttctGTTAAGATTATACTATTATCCGCGAAATCTGAATTTGACTAGGACTTAATCGCCAATTCGTTCTATCCCCCTCTATAAATAGCAACCCATACTACAATCCacgttaaaaaaaatacagttTAGATTTCATTTGTTCTCTGCTTTCCAAAAACAAAGAAGATCATATGGAGATTGATTTGTCACCAAAGTTGGCGAAGAAGGTGTACGGCGGAGACGGCGGCGCTTACTATGCGTGGTGTCCCGATGAGCTGCCGATGCTGCGTGAGGGAAACATCGGCGCTGCCAAGCTTGCTCTTGAGAAGAATGGATTCGCTATGCCTCGCTATTCCGACTCTGCCAAGGTTGCTTATGTTCTTCAAGGTATCATTCGAAAACTTTTGTTTAATTAAGACGTGGGTTTAATTTGCTTTTGCATGCATCATATGTTATTGTTGTGTGAATGAAATCACACCGTTTccaattgaatttaattaaagaatACAAGCAATAATCATGCGAAAACAATTCTTCAATTCAACCGACAATTACATATGTTATTGTTATGTGAATGAAATCACACATTCAAATTACtttacaaatttatatttttcctaAACTAAatcttataattatataaaatatgtcGATGTATAATTCATCTTTTGTGGCATTTGTAATTaattcaaagttttttcttcgAACATATTGCtagtaatattttatttttactttaaATCATTCGATTTTCACTCTTTGTTTTtgctttattattatttgaaaatacaATTTTAGTAGAATTCTCAATGTTGTTGGctactaatattttcaaatccaaattctatatttttttcCCGCTGCCAAAACAGATAATAAATGTTTAGTTGTCAATTCGTCCAATTTATGCGAATGTTAGattcattttttaatattttatcctATGAAATCTCGATCGTCAATAATTTTAATCTAAACCGTTTTTCCCCTCTGAATTGTGTTATGTAAGGTAGTGGAGTCGCCGGAATTGTCCTCCCCgaaaaagaagagaaagttCTCGCAATCAAGAAAGGCGACGCCTTAGCCCTCCCGTTTGGCGTGGTCACATGGTGGTACAACAAACAAGACCCCGAACTCGTAATCCTCTTCCTCGGAGACACCTCGACCGCCCACAAGTCCGGCTCCTTCACCGACTTCTTCCTTACCGGCCCCAACGGCATCTTCACTGGGTTCTCCACCGAGTTCGTGGGCCGTGCATGGGACTTGGATGAAGCCACCGTCAAAACCCTAGTCAGCACGCAATCTGGTAATGGCATAGTAAAGCTCAACCCCGGAATCAAGATGCCCGAACCAAAGAAAGAACACTACAAGGGCATGGCTTTGAACTGCGAGGAAGCTCCATTGGATGTCGATATCAAGAAAGGAGGAAAAGTTGTGGTTCTTAACACGAAGAACCTGCCGTTGGTCGGGGAAGTCGGGCTCGGCGCAGACCTTGTTCGGCTTAATGGCAATGCAATGTGTTCCCCAGGGTTTTCCTGTGATTCTGCGTTGCAGGTTACCTACATCGTGAGGGGAAGTGGCAGGGTTCAGGTGGTTGGAGTTGATGGGAAGAGGGTTTTGGAGACAACAATTAAAGCTGGCAATCTTTTCATCGTTCCTAGGTTCTTTGTGGTGTCCAAGATTTCTGATCCCGAGGGCATGGATTGGTTCTCTATCATAACAACTCCCAAGTAAGTGTCTGTTGAATTTATTTAGTTTACTGCCACTCTCCTTTCGACTCAAGTGGCACCAAATGTGTCAAATAGTGATACATTATCTTGATTTgtagaaaattcatgtgattgTGTGTTTGAAATTGCAGCCCAATATTCACTCATCTGGCTGGAAGGACCTCAGTTTGGAAGGCGCTGTCTCCTCAAGTGTTGCAGGCATCTTTCAATGTACCTGCGGATGTGGAGCAAAAGTTTAGCTCCAAGAGAAAGGCTGAAGAGATCTTCTTCCCTCCGCCAAATTAAATTCGCCAACAATTAATCTCTTCCCATTTTGTTTAATTCAGTAATAATTTTGTTTAGCAATAACCGTTAGGAATTGGAACACTCTATTATtttgtttcttttattttcaGTTTAGATTATTAAACtttctcattttcatttttaaatggATGCTAgctattaaattattttatcataGTTTTTTCGGGATGTTCGaaagtttaaaataataattattatttcttTCCACCATAATTCTTTTGCACCGTCGATACTATATGTTTCGTGTGGTTAATaagttataaaattaattatgtgaaGCCATCGTCCTCTGGTAAAACTCAAGTATGAGTGCTTTTCTTGCATGATTAACGATGATCACCAACTGATCAGGATCCACTGGTCCACAAAGCTGATATTTTTTTAACCTTCAGTAATTTCGTTGTATTATGTTGCATAGTTTTGCCTGCAAGCTGCGGCAAATGTTGCCAAAAAATATTCGGGGCATGGTCGTGTACTTTGACTCAGACAACTCCGTCTCACCAAAAAGAATGGCACAGCTTCTCGGTCAGTCTTTCAATCCTGCTAATTCAGAgattaaaaatgtaatttttcagGTTTGTTTTGCTATCTCTTTCTTTACATCCGTTGTTTTTCCAAACAATTATTAGAAGGAAATCAAATAAATTTCTGATTCAGTCATCTAGATGCCCATTGCTCTGGATTTATCGTTGTAAAAATTTTTTGCAGTTGTCTTTCCATTCATTTGACAACAGCATATGACTCAGTTGATACTTGATAGTGAATATATCCAGAGTCTAGACACAATTATGTTGGCAGAGAGTAGAATCCATATAACATGTCACAGGAAAAATCAATAACTATTTCTATTTTCATATATTTAATCCTTTTGCAGGTTAACCAAATTCTTGAACGGCAATGAGCAGCATGGTGCATTACTCTGTATTTGACATCTAAACTCTACTGGATCTGCTTCATCAGTTGTTGCATGATTTGAAATCTCAGGTTTTTTTGATGCAACATCGTTTTATTTTTTCACATATTCTTATGTTTTAATCTGCTTATTTTTTAGCCTCTGGAATATGATTTCGTTGTATGtatcaataaaatttcattCAGATGTGTTGCCAAGTCAGGATGCTTATAATTGATTCACTTTCATCCCTTATATCCCCAGTTCTTGGAGGTAGGGGTGCGCGCGGGTCGGGTTTTCGGGTACCCGAAATGATCGAGTATTTACCCGACAGTCGGGTAcccggaaaaaaaaattttcgggTACACCAACTCGATCATTTCGGGTACCCGgtttttttctgaaaaaatatatatttttcacctTTCTTAAAATATCACGTCATTATATCGAGTTATGGCTATTCATTATATCATATTATGactattaaattaaaaaaacacatgtttttttcacatttcacaaaatatcatgtcattatATCATTTTATGATTAGTCATTTGTCATTATATCGGGTTATGACTAGCCACAAAAAatacatgtattttttaaataaatagacgGATAGactcataaattttttaataaaaatttttggGTACCCGATCGGGTATCGTTAAAATACCCGAATCCGAACGCGAAAATTATTTTCGGGTATTGGGTACCAAACAAAcccgtttttttaaaaaacaaataccCTACCCAATTGGGTCGGATCGGGTACCCGATACCCGAAAATAAACGTCCACCCCTACTTGGAGGTGGTGGTGCACATGGTATATATGTTCCATAAACACAATTGACACTTCATTATCTAGTATCGATACCTTCAAATTTCTTATGAATCAAAATTGTGTTTCACACTTTCTGTGTTTTTAGATAAACACTGAATAAGTACTTGTACCATTTGTGCATATAATTATCCCAAATAAATGAGTTGTACAAGTATATTTTAGGATAGAAAGAGTGTCCTTGTCTTTACCAAATAAGATTGTTTAATATTTTCTGTATGTCTTAAGAATTTACTAACCATACAAGCTTGGGATGTACAAACTGAGTGTTGAAAGGCTAGAGGCGCAAAGGAAATTTTCATATGGGTAAAATTGTGCCTAAAAGGACTTTTGTGTCGTGGGTTTTATAAGGGCATGCCATAATGGTTTCTGCTCGATTCTTGTTAAAGGAGCTAGCACATGAGCATAACATTTCTGTATTGGTACCTATGTATTGAGTTATATTTCTCTTTTGCTTTGCACTGTTGTGTTCTTTTTTCTTGCTCGAAGTTTTTCTATTTCAAATGATACTACAAATCCTATCTGCCTGTTGAAGCTGACTATTTGTGATACCACGtcttaaaaaataaagatttaaaatgagtttataacggggtacaatggacttctataacAACTTGAgataatcattttcgtaaagcgaggaccaatacgaagtagttgctatagggactcattgtgcagtcacgcaggcgCGGGCCCGGGCTCGGGGAGTGACAATTGTAATTTGAatagaaataaaattttatacaaTTCACAGAAGAATCAACCTGGCCTGGATTGTGTTAATTAAACTGGTGGATTGCATAAATTTCTAAGAGAAATAGCCGCATCGATCTATAAAATGGTAAACTATATTACTCCATATGGTCATGGATATATCGGACTAATTTAGAAATATTAATGAGTCAGATTAGTCATTGCAAGCCAGCCAAGTCTCAAAAAGACCTTAATTAATGCAGATTGCTATCCTAAATAGAGATGGTAGCCTGTATGACAATTAAAAACTTCTGTTGAACGAGCTGCCTCTAAATGCGCTGTTAATGTGTACATTTGCTTGTTTATATGTTGCCTTTGACTAATTTTTAGTGAGTTCTAAtacatattaattttaaaaatatgttcatgaattatttttttatgtcaaaataattaacaaaaaaaatgacCACTTGCCAAAAGAGAATGTTATATGATTTCTAACCTGCggtaaaattataaaaaatagtgaGGGACTATAATCTAATTTTTAtgtatgaattaaaaaaaaaaaaatttaaaaaaaaaagaaaaaaaagatctATGTAAAAACTCTGTCTGCTGAACTGCACGTG from the Primulina tabacum isolate GXHZ01 chromosome 8, ASM2559414v2, whole genome shotgun sequence genome contains:
- the LOC142554486 gene encoding glutelin type-A 2-like, with protein sequence MEIDLSPKLAKKVYGGDGGAYYAWCPDELPMLREGNIGAAKLALEKNGFAMPRYSDSAKVAYVLQGSGVAGIVLPEKEEKVLAIKKGDALALPFGVVTWWYNKQDPELVILFLGDTSTAHKSGSFTDFFLTGPNGIFTGFSTEFVGRAWDLDEATVKTLVSTQSGNGIVKLNPGIKMPEPKKEHYKGMALNCEEAPLDVDIKKGGKVVVLNTKNLPLVGEVGLGADLVRLNGNAMCSPGFSCDSALQVTYIVRGSGRVQVVGVDGKRVLETTIKAGNLFIVPRFFVVSKISDPEGMDWFSIITTPNPIFTHLAGRTSVWKALSPQVLQASFNVPADVEQKFSSKRKAEEIFFPPPN
- the LOC142554485 gene encoding uncharacterized protein LOC142554485, which produces MAMGDMANLWGYEEHHEAEQLGHKLLVTSLEIEKLKAEAKEEVRKNNELIYLLKFALRERDEAKNQLQNLLNTTEKNLPSSIPHFQVDSPVPKPTAKANSSVTESNSLSETYNYHSHGSSPVDCLFDSVPSPEFTNINFVVSNNPLVQEPMGTIPNSRVASEVMPRFDEGSFVIDNLVRGRPLPQQGRFLQAVLDAGPLVHTLFMAGPLPRWRNPPQLQPAQIPPVSIKGCDTDIFAQKPPANSGLLPQRLLNLQPFPQMSCGSSQVFSAPMLSFSNVASGSCLSNSSAMPSGLNVSACVPFGKRQRLC